The DNA segment CATGTGCTGAGTTAGGACTCCACTAAAGGTTTAACGTTAGCTGACATTAGCAACATCGCTTTTTACTACTTGGAATTAGCAGGGTCGAcgctagctaacgttagctgagCTACAACAAGTGCACAGCTGAAATATCTGTCGTCGAGTGGCGTTACTGACGATAAATACAGATTTGTTGGACCACCGTGTGACCCTACGTGTTTCACAAACACACCCCAGACATGTTTCATACGAGAAAAACAATAGTTGAACATGATTATTGGCTCTTACCTTCCGTCCTGCTCCACTCATAACACTACAGGAAATGCTAACCTTAGCTTCAGGCGCTGCTGTGTTCATGTGGTCTAGAAAAGTCGGAAGTTTGGAAGCATCGGGAACAGAGATACGTCAAATAAATTCGCTAAAGGAAACACGTTGGACTCGAGTCAACGCATTGATGTAAgagtagaaaataaaactaagaaacgtggaaaaaataataatagaatattGTTGTTGGTTTTCTCCTTCTCGTTATATGATGGGCTCTGGAGTATCGAAAAATTCCAATTTTCGAGGGGGCGTAAAAGCAGCATCCATCATAACTTTAGTGATTTCTCCTGAACTACCAGTTTATCAGGAACACCCAGCTGGAACTAACACAACAGTCCTGTAATAAATCCTCCCTGTAAGAACGTTTTAATTATCTATTTTAATCAAAAGAATATGATTCAACTCTAGGAGAACTTTGGAGGATGTAGTTTGCTCTTGAGTTTAAATAGTCCACTATACTTTTGccaaaattgttttttaattagtaAGTAAGTAACAAAGTCTCTGCATAGACTGTATCATGGGTCTGGATCTCCCCCAAAACCCCTCAAACCTTGCAacttcagctccttcttctgCTACAGTCCTTCAATGGCACATAAAACAAAAGCTTGTCTATTGGAATCCCTCACCTCTCTGTTTGCAACCTTTTACCATATGAACCATCTTTGCTTCTCCTCTGGTAGTGATCTGTTGACTATTCAGTATGCAAACTTAAAATAGAATTTGCAGTAGTATTTGCATAACTGAGCTTGAACTTCCAGTGAACAGTCGACTTCCTTTACCTTTTATTATGAGACACATATTGTGAAGCCTCATATGGTCcaataataattaatagttTTTAGATCAGATATGAGCAGTTAATATCTTTTAAATCAATTAGATTTAATTAAGGTGATTTAATGTCAGTAAAATCATGTGTTTGGAAATTCATTCAATGCTGCTAATTCCctgctggttttatttttcatatactGTCACGTCTGTATGATCATGAAACCGgttttgaatttcattttgtgtgGTATAAAACGTCTTAAGAAATCCTGATGTTACTTGTTTATACATGTAAACATCCTGGTAAACAGGTTTCCCCCTCTTGTATCACAGTGACATTCTTCTCCATCAGAGCAGATCTGTCAGACATCTTGTAAATAAGGTGGCTCTGAAGTGCAAATCCAAACGTCACAtcacaaaacataacaaatgaGCAACCACAACATCAAATCACATAAAGAgattttacctccaccaaggaggttgtatgttttcgtctgcgtttgtgtgatgcaaaaactacttgatagattatcatgaaacttaatggaaggatgtggtatcaGTCATGGAGgcactgattacattttggcatggatccagatcagggagcagatccaggaattatctTTACTTTCCTTGACATTGTGAGATACAGTGTTTCTCAACATTTGTGTcgatttctcagaaaatgacTGATGGATTGTGATGAAAGGGAatgtttagtggactgatatttatgagtgtgtgtaattaggtgcagatccaaataaatttaaaaaagtcacattttgtcacatgaaaacttgaaaacataaaagcagtaataggacaataaaaataaatgagaagtatacatgaatatgaaaaccatatattaatatattacaCCTAATAGTAGCTAAcaggcagccaatcagatccGTCTATTTGAGGCCTCTTCGTTTTCAGCACTGTGGACAGCATCACGGAGGGGGCGGGGCTTGTTGAAATTcttctgctctctgattggtcggctTCGGACCAGCAACAAATCCCTTGTTATGTTCCTTGAGGCCCCGCCCCTATGCTCCCACCCTGGCGGGGAGATGCGTGCGTGAAAGAAAAAGACCTGACGTCACGTGACCGCCTCTTACTCCCGGACCGACCATCATCTGAGGATAAAGACACTTCATTTGTCCCATCGAGCGCCACGTTCCTCTGGTGTGAATCCGTAGGATGCTTTTTAAACGAAACGGGATTGTGGCGACATTGTTGCACTGAAGCGGTAAGGCGCTTTAACCATTTTCCATTCATTACTCTGCATccagggagaaaagagagagagatagagagagatagagatagagatagagagagagagagagagatggggggaggGCAAAGGGATTCAGagtgttaaataaaaaagattatcTGGCTTCAGCAAAACATCCAAGTCTGTGTTCGCGCCGATCATTGTCCGGATGatgatggagaagaggaggaggaggcggcggcacCGTGTCGCACAGGCTGAAGGACGCTTCTCCATCGTCTGTGATATCACGATGCACTAACGCAGCATCCCTGCCATCGTCCCGGAGAATCACACATTCCGGGACAATGCTCGGATCACTGTGCATTAAATCCACCAATATCGGTGCGTTTGGTTGTGGCAGGGGTCGCTTTGATCTGTGGGAGAATGATGCCCTTCAGAGCTGCTGCCACATCCTCCATCACGAGCGTTGAAATGCGGTCGGCGGACACAATCAAAATTACTTTTAGGGGAGTTGATGTAATCAATAGGAGGTAATAGTAATAAAACTACCACCTGAAATGTATGGTCCTATCTATAATCTCTATAGGCCCGCAACACGCCTATTGTACCCACATAGGTTATGCATGGGAATCACGACAAGGCCACAGTGGTAGTCAGAGCGAGCACAGACCCACACAGCTGGAATACGTGGTGGAGAAACCCACCTTCATCACGTCGACACAATGAATGATGCTCCCAGATGTGTGGATGCCCTCAAAGGCTTGGGCACCACCTCTGATCAAATCATGAGGGGATTCAATGTCGTTTATTGTAATGAAGACAGTGTGTGCATGATGCTCCACAGGGAGGAGGCCTATAGGACTGTGGCCTGTTGGCTAACAAGGAAATACATGTGCACttaataaaactgtttattgttgtttgcaGTCTGGTTTTCAAGGCAGCTGGTGTTGAAGTTTGCGAGTCTTTTTGCAAGTGGAGGAAATTACTGAGCGGTCATCATGGCAGGTAAGATTGGCTTCCTGTTCAGCTGCTGCATGCATGTGATGTAGGGTGTTTGGACAGTGCACAATGAACCCGTGTATAAGGCTCAGTTGTAATCCACTATTCAGCTATCATGACTAAGTGTGAATTCAGCGTGTGTGGGCAGCTGGGCTAAACTGTGCCTTTGTATCGTAGAAAACAACTTCCCTCCCCTGCCTCGATTCATCCCCCTCAAGCCATGCTTCTACCAAGACTTCAATGAGATCCCAGACCAGCGTCGCACCATGTGCAAGAGGCTCTACTACCTGTGGATCTGTAAGTGTGCCTGCAGTAAGAGTTTGTGTGCCGACTACTGGCTCCCAGGTTGGATTTGTGTGGCTATATGAGCTGTTAACCTGTGCACTGCTTCTGATCTCTCCTGTCACTTTGTTTTACCCTAAATATTATTACTCAGGCAGTCCAGTAAAGCTGTGGGACCAGACTGACTGGTCTCACCACAGGGCACGCAGCcaaattcataatttattttccattctCTTTAGCATTTTTTTGCATAGAGCTCATGTCTCATGTGACACATTTGCTATTTGATGtgggattttaaaaaaaagaagctaattGCTACATATTCTCTGGTTCCACCTATGTGAGGATCTACTGCTTTTCTATGAAAATTCACTTTCTTTTGGTCTGTTGTTCTTTCAAAACGAGATATGTAGTATTTATAATTTACTGcatgatttttattattacacaGATCAAATGACTAATCatgaatcaatcaataatctgtaaataaacaatAGTTTGAGCCCTAGTTATAACAGTAGATAGTAGTAATGTTTCAAGTTGTGATATTCTCATGAGCATCATGGTATCTTTTTCATTACCACTTAGGTTCTGCCATTTGAAACCAAGAACGTAAGTCTGGTATAAAAGTAGAGTAGTCTACACGTTTGGTACTGGTTGAGTAGAAattgtgtgctgtgtgtgctaAATGAACTAGCTTTGAGTATTAGATGAAATTCATAGTTATTCAGTTCTGCTGAGTTATGATTGATATACACGTGTGGGTATATCTACCATGGAGGTTTTATCCTTAGTCTGTCATGTTCTGTTCGTCTTTGCTTCTCCCCTGTGTTGCTGACAGTGAACAGCGCCACACTGGCTGtgaatctgattggctgtctgGCATGGATGTGCGGAGGTGGTGGAGCGACCAACTTTGGCATGGCCTTCCTGTGGCTCATCCTATTCACCCCCTGCTCCTACGTGTGCTGGTTCAGGCCCATCTACAAGGCCTTCAAGTGAGCGGATTCCACTctgaccacacacactgtctgcttCTGCTGAATCACATAACTCAGGACGtttgttcttctctctgtgcaggacaGACAGCTCCTTCAACTTTATGGCTTTCTTCTTCGTCTTTATGGCCCAGGTGGTGATTAGCATTATCCAGACTGTTGGCATTCCAGGTTGGGGAGTGTGGTAAGAACTTTCAGTGGATTGGTAAATCAAAAACAGATAATTAATTTTGATTGAGTAAATTTAACaagattaattaaaaacaatataaccTTTACCTTTGGCCGCTATtggtctctcaatcaaaacgaTAACAATAGACCTAGTTTGACGATATTGTGAAGCAGAGtaggatcatgggagttgtggTCTTCACCGACGTTTCTTGTCCCATAATCTTGTGTTGTCTGGTTCCCCTGTGCGTTTGCGCTTTACTGGTTGAGCTTCAGCGACACAATGTACAGCAAAAggcaatgaataatcatgatcTTTTTCGAGtgaccaacacaaacagtggaATCAAAAAATGTCTTACTGtctagcagtgtgtttttcttcctttctttgcTAACAATATGGCCATACCGACCTAGAAGGGGattttctgtcagtgtgtaAAAAATGGGTACAAAACGTTATGCGTTTTAACAGTGATTATGTCCTGTCAAACAATTCTCCAAATATGTGGCTACCACTAATGCATCATTATATTCGTGTTATGTCATAAGTTTGTTACGATGATGTTGACTCTCTtattgtctcccccccccccccccccccccccccagtggctGGCTGGCTACCATCACCTTCTTCAGCACCAACATTGGGTCAGCTGTGGTCATGCTGATTCCCACCATTATGTTCACTGCAGTGGCTGTGCTCTCCGTCATTGCCCTCTCAAAGGTGACTTATTCTGTACATGTCTACTTTTTCTCAGGAAAACAAATGTTGCACATTGTGTGGCCTTTTCCAACACTGGCCCCAACCCCATAATAATACAACCAATTTCAT comes from the Hippoglossus hippoglossus isolate fHipHip1 chromosome 6, fHipHip1.pri, whole genome shotgun sequence genome and includes:
- the scamp5a gene encoding secretory carrier-associated membrane protein 5, which produces MAENNFPPLPRFIPLKPCFYQDFNEIPDQRRTMCKRLYYLWILNSATLAVNLIGCLAWMCGGGGATNFGMAFLWLILFTPCSYVCWFRPIYKAFKTDSSFNFMAFFFVFMAQVVISIIQTVGIPGWGVCGWLATITFFSTNIGSAVVMLIPTIMFTAVAVLSVIALSKVHNFYRGSGGSLGKAQEEWTTGAWKNPHVQQAAQQAAMGAAQGAIQQDQYSAAPTYNYDDPM